Proteins encoded by one window of Leishmania infantum JPCM5 genome chromosome 32:
- a CDS encoding putative methionyl-tRNA formyltransferase, with protein MRCIVASALRCSKAGNSSGDAGDVHWSPLAAASSSQGRRAAKDEEAMTEVDAFVRDHITVVCPALPRGMTPEEAAKKFTRQYPVARYCVEHGLPIIPVDDPKSLSRSALLKEMLASRKDVAASTTGSHAHHLYRSRPMASHRTSHALPSSAPRCGAGVLSPSANGKLNTKGFSPSSAPSATPHTWVAQGRSLADYDLTVVVSFRYFLPKRLLHVLPPVINMHPSLLPRYRGASPIFTALRRNETLGGVSITQMKPEQTAMDSGNVLWQCEVPIPLDMDIRLYFPLVTQIGAAGLCDLIFGEAPPAWRPSVTTSDVSVLAPPLASARPSASWSHGCSGSQPQTHQDGVDCRSTKASSTNGATVPSWFALRQRSLTPLVHRPGGRVAAPASVTSHDTHLPTNTLFSATELPFLSSLPGSSENCSVMRVRQTVHALDGMTLSHCLGSSEASPSADGAEVRHPRCCQPWMTLCRAPTHITPEAVRAASKTLRALFFQNLGSPSDAAAAAAAPATPACSAAAHQHKSGTAAATAECKRALVSKKTVSLSAAAEMGITTTMKCAEVFPASVLSSHCDWPDSFTYSWKFAQIQAYPTYAHFSEDPYHAPLLPKDAAVVRFSSMDAAEAFGVWRAFVGGDYFQPSVNATLDKGSTPVRNQLVHRALRRILLKRAKPHAKSQGNSQQQRECAGARQEKMLAATVTLTSEDSDVPVGVVAGKHVDLDIFSPAGLQLLTEAENTLRIPCTFTQVVNPVLAPECVCEELAEVERSGHLQRVSSTCICQHQSQQLHRRVRFYRAPAAIFRSLLCNRTSDSAAQETTRRVRCWSVLALSERGTAGTNGAHLTLQQQPCEAAGEGTVPHSTTTSPRAASFTAEEKGQRQPDHGHPHAGGVATAVQTEEPAEDEEAPEDYVPEVIHAAPPTQHHVHIPPGTGYFPQCDESYGAIKCKEGWFLWKEAHMKWANKAQPAVLIRKGLAMKTGVLYVGLFSEYS; from the coding sequence ATGCGCTGCATCGTGGCAagtgcgctgcggtgctcgAAGGCAGGCAACAGCAGTGGCGACGCAGGTGATGTGCACTGGTCACCCTTGGCTGCAGCGTCATCATCGCAGGGACGGCGCGCGGCAAAGGACGAAGAGGCCATGACAGAGGTGGACGCATTCGTGCGTGATCATATCACGGTGGTGTGTCCGGCGCTTCCGCGTGGCATGAcgccggaggaggcggccaaGAAGTTCACGCGCCAGTACCCAGTAGCGCGGTACTGCGTCGAACACGGATTGCCAATCATCCCGGTGGATGACCCAAAGTCGCTGTCGCGGAGCGCCTTGCTGAAGGAGATGCTGGCCAGCAGGAAAGACGTGGCAGCCAGTACGACAggctcacacgcacatcatCTTTACAGGAGCCGCCCTATGGCGAGCCACCGGACCTcacacgcgctgccgtcatctgcgccgcgctgcggagccGGCGTCCTTTCGCCGTCAGCGAATGGAAAGCTCAATACCAAGGGCTTTTCGCCATCTTCTGCGCCCTCTGCGACTCCGCACACATGGGTCGCACAGGGGCGTTCTCTGGCGGACTACGACCTCACCGTTGTCGTCTCCTTCCGCTACTTCCTGCCGAAGCGCCTGTTGCATGTGCTGCCACCCGTGATCAATATGCACCCCTCGCTGCTCCCGCGCTACCGCGGCGCCAGCCCCATCTTTACTGCACTGCGTCGCAACGAGACGTTGGGCGGCGTGAGCATCACTCAAATGAAACCCGAGCAGACAGCAATGGACTCGGGGAACGTGCTCTGGCAGTGCGAGGTGCCCATCCCCCTCGACATGGACATTCGCTTGTACTTCCCGTTGGTCACCCAGATCGGTGCGGCTGGCCTATGCGACCTTATATTTGGCGAAGCTCCACCAGCGTGGCGGCCATCGGTGACGACCAGCGACGTTTCTGTGCTTGCGCCCCCCTTGGCCTCAGCGCGGCCGTCCGCGTCCTGGTCccacggctgcagcggtaGTCAACCACAAACTCACCAAGACGGCGTCGACTGTCGCTCGACCAAGGCTTCATCCACCAACGGCGCCACAGTACCGTCGTGGTTCGCGCTGCGTCAGCGCAGTCTGACACCTCTCGTGCACCGTCCCGGCGGCCGCGTTGCCGCGCCGGCTTCGGTTACGTCGCACGACACACACTTGCCGACGAATACGCTCTTCAGCGCCACCGAGCTACCGTTTCTGTCATCCTTGCCAGGCTCGTCGGAGAACTGCTCAGTGATGCGCGTTCGCCAAACGGTGCACGCATTAGATGGCATGACACTGAGTCACTGCCTTGGCAGCTCTGAAGCGTCTCCCAGCGCAGATGGTGCAGAGGTTCGCCacccccgctgctgccagccCTGGATGACGCTGTGCCGTGCCCCCACCCACATCACCcccgaggcggtgcgcgccgccagcaaAACGCTTCGTGCGCTGTTCTTCCAGAATCTGGGGAGCCCTtccgatgctgctgctgctgctgctgcaccggcaaCACCGGCTTGCAGTGCCGCGGCGCATCAGCACAAGAGTGGCACtgccgcggcaacggcagagTGCAAGAGGGCTCTGGTAAGCAAAAAGACGGTCTCTCTcagtgcggcagcggagatgGGCATCACAACTACCATGAAGTGCGCGGAGGTTTTCCCGGCTTCGGTGCTGAGCTCGCACTGCGACTGGCCAGACAGCTTTACGTACAGTTGGAAGTTTGCGCAGATTCAGGCGTATCCCACCTATGCCCACTTCTCCGAGGATCCCTACCATGCACCACTGTTGCCGAAGGATGCAGCAGTGGTGCGCTTCAGTAGTATGGATGCAGCCGAAGCGTTCGGTGTCTGGCGCGCCTTCGTCGGCGGGGACTACTTCCAGCCCTCGGTGAATGCCACGCTCGACAAGGGTAGCACCCCGGTGCGCAACCAGCTAGTGCACCGCGCGTTGCGGCGGATTCTGCTCAAGCGTGCCAAGCCGCACGCCAAGTCGCAGGGAAattcgcagcagcagagggagTGCGCGGGAGCAAGGCAAGAAAAGATGTTGGCTGCCACGGTAACCTTGACTAGCGAGGACAGCGACGTTCccgtcggcgtcgtggcGGGCAAACATGTTGACCTGGACATCTTCAGCCCTGCAGGCCTTCAGCTGCtcacggaggcggagaacaCACTACGCATCCCCTGCACCTTCACACAAGTGGTGAACCCGGTACTGGCACcagagtgcgtgtgcgaagAGTTGGCTGAGGTGGAGCGAAGCGGACATCTGCAAAGGGTGTCTTCCACCTGCATCTGTCAGCACCAGTCACAGCAGCTTCATCGGCGTGTTCGCTTTTACCGTGCACCGGCGGCCATTTTTCGTTCACTGCTGTGCAACCGTACAAgcgacagcgctgcacaGGAGACGACACGGCGGGTTAGATGCTGGTCTGTCCTTGCGTTGAGCGAGCGCGGCACGGCAGGCACAAATGGAGCGCACCTGAccttgcagcagcaaccgtgcgaagcagctggCGAAGGCACAGTCCCTCACTCAACCACAACGTCACCTCGCGCCGCTTCTTTCACcgcagaggagaaggggcagcggcagccggaCCATGGCCACCCGCATGCCGGTGGTGTAGCTACGGCAGTGCAAACAGAGGAGCcggcggaggacgaggaggcacCGGAGGACTACGTGCCTGAGGTTATCCACGCCGCACCGCCGACACAGCACCACGTCCACATCCCTCCCGGCACCGGCTACTTTCCTCAGTGTGACGAAAGCTACGGCGCCATAAAGTGCAAGGAAGGGTGGTTCCTCTGGAAGGAGGCTCATATGAAGTGGGCGAACAAGGCTCAGCCGGCCGTCCTCATCCGGAAAGGCCTGGCCATGAAGACGGGTGTCCTCTACGTCGGACTCTTCTCCGAATACTCGTAG
- a CDS encoding membrane associated protein-like protein codes for MWSFLNDVRESVRQVVAPPPRMSSAASSTTTAMPMTANAREMGFEEAVDQLTTGLLSLWRKVDQTATKVLRQAFDGAVSLREEAVPQLFTLTAEARASLSEDELLELLIDAVSQATDRTHQALDEANFLLSLGIEEQIAHTKDYAGCYEWWDRTVNRRLIVCQEVLQARFADTSSTPQHMATVMALRAQMDVIRRASTQPLAAVAARGRLLEDERYDLLKSLPAVFPLEGGVQPAHVSFTAPADAASTPHQPTTAPPSEASYTPTVESVVAAVPRDSYIPQFRPFKASSASAAAVPLTCSSTATLQAFDSTHCEAQPAAAHASPSQTQPSSEEQARLAREAEEQARLAREAEEQARLAREAEEQARLAREAEEQARLAREAEEQARLAREAEEQARLAREAEEQARLAREAEEQARLAREAEEQARLAREAEEQARLAREAEEQARLAREAEEQARLAREAEEQARLAREAEEQARLAREAEEQARLAREAEEQARLAREAEEQARLAREAEEQARLAREAEEQARLAREAEEQARLAREAEEQARLAREAEEQARLAREAEEQARLAREAEEQARLAREAEEQARLAREAEEQARLAREAEEQARLAREAEEQARLAREAEEQARLAREAEEQARLAREAEEQARLAREAEEQARLAREAEEQAHLAREAEEQARLAREAEEQARLAREAEEQARLAREAEEQARLAREAEEQARLAREAEEQARLAREAEEQARLAREAEEQARLAREAEEQARLAREAEEQARLAREAEEQARLAREAEEQARLAREAEEQARLAREAEEQARLAREAEEQARLAREAEEQARLAREAEEQARLAREAEEQARLAREAEEQARLAREAEEQARLAREAEEQARLAREAEEQARLAREAEEQARLAREAEEQARLAREAEEQARLAREAEEQARLAREAEEQARLAREGVGVVEGEESAARAKVSREAQEVSAALYGEVIMGSQVMQKGMHTRSCSHNAMLTPAGTVIDDDGWAEDDGFEEVNMAQFTKYLGCPQRRTSWGGADPSFSSSPLSAYPQAYTPASVQRDAPLSRKKLSPPITPVSGAQQAGVTEVVTPTVGRRTGGMSLRKKSPTVRVATDGATPVSAFQPRGSIGSSSSMSSPYGGAANAASGAAGLRPAPRQSVFCSPSAVSKQSKRQVQLEDDDKWDEDW; via the coding sequence ATGTGGAGCTTTCTGAACGATGTACGGGAGTCGGTGCGGCAGGTAgtcgcgcctcctccccgcatgagcagcgcagctagctccaccaccaccgccatgcCTATGACGGCGAATGCGAGGGAGATGGGCTTCGAGGAGGCAGTGGATCAACTGACAACTGGGCTGCTTAGCTTATGGCGCAAGGTTGACCAGACAGCCACTAAGGTCCTTCGCCAAGCCTTCGACGGAGCCGTCTCACTACGGGAGGAGGCCGTTCCACAGCTTTTTACCTTgacagcagaggcgcgcgcgtccCTCTCAGAGGACGAGCTCCTGGAGCTCCTCATAGATGCCGTCTCGCAGGCGACCGATCGCACGCATCAGGCGCTCGATGAGGCGAATTTTCTCTTGAGCCTCGGCATTGAAGAACAAATCGCGCACACGAAAGACTACGCGGGGTGCTATGAGTGGTGGGATCGAACAGTGAACCGCCGCCTCATCGTCTGCCAAGAGGTGTTGCAGGCCCGCTTCGCCGACACCTCTTCTACACCACAGCACATGGCAacggtgatggcgctgcgcgcccAAATGGATGTGATTCGACGCGCCTCGACCCAGCCACtggccgctgtcgccgctcgcGGACGCCTTCTCGAAGACGAGCGCTACGACTTGCTCAAATCTCTCCCCGCAGTGTTTCCCCTCGAAGGAGGCGTGCAGCCCGCACACGTCAGCTTCACGGCACCCGCTGATGCGGCCTCCACCCCCCACCAGCCCACTACCGCACCCCCTAGTGAAGCTTCTTATACGCCCACCGTGGAGAGCGTGGTTGCTGCCGTGCCTCGTGACTCCTACATACCTCAGTTTAGGCCCTTTAAAGCCTCTTCAgcaagcgctgccgccgttccGCTAACCTGTTCCTCTACCGCTACTCTTCAAGCCTTTGACTCCACTCACTGCGAAGCGCagcctgccgctgcacacgcaTCTCCATCACAGACGCAACCATCCtctgaggagcaggcacgccttgcccgtgaggcggaggagcaggcacgccttgcccgtgaggcggaggagcaggcacggctcgcccgtgaggcggaggagcaggcacgccttgcccgcgaggcggaggagcaggcacggctcgcccgtgaggcggaggagcaggcacggctcgcccgtgaggcggaggagcaggcacgccttgcccgtgaggcggaggagcaggcacggctcgcccgtgaggcggaggagcaggcacggctcgcccgtgaggcggaggagcaggcacgccttgcccgtgaggcggaggagcaggcacggctcgcccgtgaggcggaggagcaggcacgccttgcccgcgaggcggaggagcaggcacggctcgcccgtgaggcggaggagcaggcacgccttgcccgtgaggcggaggagcaggcacggctcgcccgtgaggcggaggagcaggcacggctcgcccgtgaggcggaggagcaggcacgccttgcccgcgaggcggaggagcaggcacggctcgcccgtgaggcggaggagcaggcacggctcgcccgtgaggcggaggagcaggcacgccttgcccgtgaggcggaggagcaggcacggctcgcccgtgaggcggaggagcaggcacggctcgcccgtgaggcggaggagcaggcacggctcgcccgtgaggcggaggagcaggcacggctcgcccgtgaggcggaggagcaggcacggctcgcccgtgaggcggaggagcaggcacggctcgcccgtgaggcggaggagcaggcacggctcgcccgtgaggcggaggagcaggcacgccttgcccgtgaggcggaggagcaggcacggcttgcccgtgaggcggaggagcaggcacggctcgcccgtgaggcggaggagcaggcacggctcgcccgtgaggcggaggagcaggcacgccttgcccgtgaggcggaggagcaggcacggctcgcccgtgaggcggaggagcaggcacaccttgcccgtgaggcggaggagcaggcacggctcgcccgtgaggcggaggagcaggcacgccttgcccgtgaggcggaggagcaggcacggctcgcccgtgaggcggaggagcaggcacggctcgcccgtgaggcggaggagcaggcacggctcgcccgtgaggcggaggagcaggcacgccttgcccgtgaggcggaggagcaggcacggctcgcccgtgaggcggaggagcaggcacgccttgcccgtgaggcggaggagcaggcacggcttgcccgtgaggcggaggagcaggcacggctcgcccgtgaggcggaggagcaggcacggctcgcccgtgaggcggaggagcaggcacgccttgcccgtgaggcggaggagcaggcacggctcgcccgtgaggcggaggagcaggcacggctcgcccgtgaggcggaggagcaggcacggctcgcccgtgaggcggaggagcaggcacgccttgcccgtgaggcggaggagcaggcacgccttgcccgtgaggcggaggagcaggcacgccttgcccgtgaggcggaggagcaggcacgccttgcccgtgaggcggaggagcaggcacgccttgcccgtgaggcggaggagcaggcacgccttgcccgtgaggcggaggagcaggcacggctcgcccgtgaggcggaggagcaggcacgccttgcccgtgaggcggaggagcaggcacgccttgcccgtgaggcggaggagcaggcacgccttgcccgtgaggcggaggagcaggcacgccttgcccgtgaggcggaggagcaggcacggctcgcTCGTGAGGGGGTCGGTgtggtggagggagaggagagtgCGGCGCGGGCGAAAGTATCGAGGGAGGCCCAGGAGGTCTCTGCAGCACTGTACGGCGAGGTGATCATGGGCTCCCAGGTGATGCAAAAGGGGATGCACACGCGGTCCTGTAGTCATAATGCGATGCTGACCCCTGCGGGGACTGTAATCGACGATGACGGGTGGGCCGAAGATGACGGCTTTGAGGAGGTAAACATGGCTCAGTTCACAAAATATCTCGGCTGCCCACAAAGACGCACTAGTTGGGGCGGTGCCGACCCGTCGTTCTCGTCATCACCGCTTTCTGCCTACCCGCAAGCATACACACCAGCGTCTGTCCAGCGGGATGCACCGCTTTCGCGCAAGAAGCTCTCGCCGCCGATAACGCCAGTGTCTGGTGCGCAACAGGCCGGAGTGACAGAGGTGGTCACTCCCACTGTGGGCCGTCGGACAGGTGGAATGAGTTTGCGTAAGAAATCCCCGACTGTGCGGGTGGCGACGGACGGAGCAACTCCCGTTTCTGCATTCCAACCTCGCGGCTCTATCGGCAGTAGTAGCAGTATGAGCAGCCCttacggcggcgccgcgaaTGCTGCgtccggcgcagctggatTGAGACCTGCACCTCGGCAGAGTGTCTTCTGTAGCCCTTCGGCAGTGAGCAAGCAATCGAAACGCCAGGTGCAACTCGAGGATGACGATAAATGGGATGAGGATTGGTAG
- a CDS encoding putative ATP-dependent RNA helicase has protein sequence MGIKGRRKKLRQREELARQQQAQGCGSPDDDEAEGVGDSLASGVVAMSDSPFRSPVDAMGQLKMKKSDFFRMQDMEVLEQMQEEHQCRRKQSQFGALVAGGGSASRKRRRGAAEDSVEDVAEEVETSYLGHQYAHEDLFEGPKGAKSGHQSTTLSSATGGAPGDRGSAQACKGRGASSKAEELDNQEEEQVDLIERRRKAAHGALFSHPLIGLDPVVVDALQKNGFHRMTRIQERSIPYALEGYDLLGQARTGSGKTLAFCVPLLHLAKNTANKYPHATVGLLLAPTKELCVQTHSVLSRLCNHIAAVPVTAGGAQFHVQLITGGTKVSEERRRLMSGMASIVVGTPGRIHDHVLHCKGWDLSRLRLLVLDEADRMLADGFQRDLDAVITRIPKGRQTFLFSATNSKSVRELARLSLSRLPLFLSTAGDAPSVVEMGDAETSEASTSMAPYRVYNDPDEDGKEVEDEEHGRKDEGDAGPCSEDSAGEADAIPSKLRQFGHIVPLQDRLRALYTFVKQVARRAKAMVFCSTVASAIFHCQMMGSVGFHDDVVMLHGHMKHRQRVQTFQLFTEWKTGVLFCTDVAARGLDIPHVSWILQYDPPLDPTEYIHRIGRTARAGTVGNSLLFLTPEEAPFVRYLANYGIRMEKYPMPEKLPRIQEKLEHVLQLDEVVAKSAVTAFRAHVGAYQSHILKETFDVHRLDLEALSKAFALTSVPHVTLPRNTEEEKRKEYIKGRFKSLNRRRLDALRHYEANKTRPQWENGTFVGVSRPFMN, from the coding sequence ATGGGCATCAAGGGACGCCGAAAAAAGCTGCGCCAACGTGAGGAGctggcacggcagcagcaagcgcagGGGTGCGGCAGTCCAGATGACGACGAAGCTGAGGGCGTCGGCGACAGTCTTGCCAGCGGGGTCGTTGCGATGAGCGACAGCCCCTTTCGCTCCCCTGTGGATGCCATGGGCCAGCTGAAGATGAAAAAGAGTGACTTTTTCCGAATGCAAGAcatggaggtgctggagcagATGCAAGAGGAGCATCAGTGCCGTCGGAAGCAGTCGCAGTTCGGGGCGCTGGTggccggtggcggcagcgccagtcgcaagcggcgccgcggcgccgcggaggaCTCCGTGGAGGATGTCGCGGAGGAAGTGGAGACGAGCTACCTTGGGCACCAATATGCGCACGAAGATCTGTTCGAGGGCCCGAAGGGCGCCAAATCCGGTCATCAGTCGACGACGCTATCCTCCGCAACAGGTGGCGCACCAGGCGACAGAGGTTCAGCTCAGGCATGCAAGGGAAGAGGCGCATCTTCGAAGGCTGAAGAGCTCGACAatcaggaggaggagcaggtggATCTTatcgagcggcggcgcaaggCCGCCCACggcgccctcttctcccaTCCACTGATCGGCCTCGACCCTGTTGTCGTCGATGCCCTGCAGAAAAATGGCTTCCACCGCATGACCCGCATCCAGGAGCGCAGCATCCCGTACGCGCTGGAGGGCTACGACCTTCTCGGTCAGGCGCGTACCGGCTCTGGCAAAACTCTCGCCTTCTGCGTACCGCTTCTCCACCTAGCCAAGAACACGGCCAACAAATACCCGCACGCCACTGtagggctgctgctggccccTACCAAAGAGCTGTGCGTGCAGACGCACTCGGTTCTGTCGAGACTGTGTAATCACATTGCAGCCGTGCCGGTCACGGCTGGTGGGGCTCAGTTTCACGTACAGCTCATTACGGGTGGCACGAAGGTCAGCGAGGAGCGTCGGCGTCTCATGTCGGGGATGGCGTCCATCGTCGTTGGCACACCTGGCCGAATTCATGATCACGTTCTCCATTGCAAGGGGTGGGACTTGTCGCGACTGCGCCTTCTCGTGCTGGATGAGGCAGACCGCATGCTGGCTGACGGCTTCCAGCGCGACCTCGACGCCGTCATCACACGCATCCCGAAGGGGCGGCAGACGTTCTTGTTCTCGGCCACCAACTCCAAATCGGTGCGTGAGCTTgcccgcctctccctctcgcgtCTTCCGCTCTTCCTTAGCACAGCTGGTGATGCCCCTTCTGTGGTGGAAATGGGCGACGCTGAGACATCAGAGGCGAGCACGAGCATGGCACCCTACCGTGTGTATAACGACCCCGATGAAGACGGCAAAGAAgtggaggacgaggagcaTGGGCGCAAGGACGAGGGCGATGCTGGTCCCTGCAGCGAGGACTccgccggcgaggcggacgCGATTCCATCGAAGCTGCGCCAATTCGGTCACATTGTGCCGTTGCAAGACCGCTTGCGCGCGCTGTACACCTTTGTGAAGCAGGTCGCGCGCCGTGCCAAGGCAATGGTCTTCTGCTCCACAGTTGCGAGTGCCATCTTTCACTGCCAGATGATGGGCTCCGTTGGGTTCCACGATGACGTCGTGATGCTGCACGGCCACATGAAGCACCGCCAGCGTGTGCAGACGTTTCAATTGTTCACCGAGTGGAAGACAGGGGTGCTATTCTGCACCGATGTCGCAGCGCGTGGACTGGACATCCCTCACGTGTCGTGGATTCTCCAGTACGACCCGCCTTTGGATCCGACGGAGTATATCCACCGCATCGGACGcacggcgcgcgccggcACTGTGGGTAActcgcttctctttctcacgCCGGAAGAGGCGCCGTTTGTGCGCTACCTCGCCAACTACGGCATCCGCATGGAGAAGTATCCCATGCCAGAGAAACTTCCACGCATCCAGGAAAAGCTGGagcacgtgctgcagctggacgAGGTGGTCGCCAAGAGCGCTGTGACGGCGTTCCGCGCACACGTTGGTGCCTATCAGAGCCATATCCTAAAGGAAACCTTCGATGTGCACCGGCTGGACCTCGAAGCGTTGTCCAAGGCATTCGCGCTGACTTCGGTGCCGCATGTGACGCTGCCTCGCaacacggaggaggagaagcggaaGGAGTACATCAAAGGTCGGTTCAAGTCGCTGAACCGGCGCCGCTtggacgcgctgcgccactACGAGGCCAACAAGACGCGTCCACAATGGGAAAACGGGACTTTCGTTGGTGTCTCACGTCCTTTCATGAACTGA